The proteins below are encoded in one region of Peptoniphilus sp. GNH:
- a CDS encoding VanZ family protein — protein sequence MMNMVKYFAVRSFLIFIIAFFLTYAYLLVTKKKMRAKRKLYIALLSAYILAMAFIMFMPSKLMQEKGFKLAHISGDFMGSLQERLQEPNLGINLKAFHTIKSYLKYSDAFNIAINILGNIVIFMPLGYLISKLNKKRNFLKTFLACLTLSVFIEFIQIFIGRSVDVDDVILNSLGGIIGAIIAFL from the coding sequence ATGATGAATATGGTAAAATATTTTGCAGTAAGATCATTTTTAATATTTATAATCGCATTTTTTCTCACTTATGCCTATTTACTAGTGACAAAAAAGAAAATGAGGGCAAAAAGAAAATTATATATAGCTCTTTTAAGTGCCTATATATTAGCGATGGCCTTTATCATGTTTATGCCATCAAAGCTGATGCAAGAAAAAGGCTTCAAGCTTGCCCATATATCTGGAGACTTCATGGGCTCCTTGCAAGAAAGACTTCAAGAGCCCAATCTAGGCATCAACCTAAAGGCTTTTCACACAATCAAATCGTATTTGAAATATAGCGATGCCTTCAATATAGCTATAAATATCTTGGGAAACATTGTGATTTTCATGCCCTTGGGTTATCTCATATCAAAACTCAACAAGAAAAGAAACTTTCTAAAGACATTTCTTGCTTGCCTTACTCTCAGTGTATTTATAGAATTTATACAAATTTTTATAGGCAGAAGTGTCGATGTAGACGATGTGATTTTAAACAGCCTAGGAGGCATCATAGGTGCAATTATAGCATTCTTGTAA
- a CDS encoding HAD family phosphatase, translating into MEGYLFDLDGTLLDSMSMWRSLTLNFLKSHNLTFTEELAQELTTMSIKTSADYLRDLYKLDLTSKEIIEEMEKNIVKGYKNEVPLKEGALEVLKALKNQGKKLAIATATNDKYVKIVMDKFKLGDYFDFIATVDNMGILKNDPQFYLKASQKFDLSPKEVTLFDDAPFAIEAALKAGLRVVCMYDKSADAYFEKQKEACDMALKSFKEYLK; encoded by the coding sequence ATGGAAGGATACTTATTCGATCTTGATGGCACTTTGCTGGATTCCATGTCAATGTGGAGATCTCTTACACTAAATTTCTTAAAAAGCCACAATTTGACTTTTACAGAAGAATTAGCACAAGAACTCACAACCATGAGCATAAAAACCAGCGCCGACTATCTAAGAGATTTATATAAATTGGACCTGACAAGCAAGGAAATTATAGAAGAAATGGAAAAAAATATCGTAAAAGGCTATAAAAATGAGGTGCCACTAAAGGAAGGTGCCTTGGAAGTTTTAAAGGCTCTAAAAAATCAAGGCAAAAAACTTGCAATAGCCACAGCGACTAACGATAAATATGTAAAAATTGTAATGGACAAATTTAAACTTGGAGATTATTTTGATTTCATAGCTACAGTAGACAATATGGGCATACTAAAAAATGATCCCCAATTTTATTTAAAGGCCAGTCAAAAATTTGACCTAAGTCCTAAAGAAGTCACTCTTTTTGACGATGCACCCTTTGCCATAGAAGCGGCCTTAAAAGCGGGACTAAGAGTAGTTTGCATGTATGATAAATCAGCAGACGCTTATTTCGAAAAACAAAAAGAAGCCTGCGACATGGCTCTCAAATCATTTAAAGAATATCTAAAATGA
- the tkt gene encoding transketolase: protein MNIENLTVNTLRMLSVDQVQRANSGHPGMPLGAAPMAYTLFAKAMKHSPKNPNWLNRDRFILSAGHGSALLYSLLHLFSYGLELEDLKNFRQVGSLTPGHPEYGHTVGVDASSGPLGQGLATAVGMAMAEAHLAKLYNEEEKLIDHYTYVICGDGCLQEGITNEASSLAGTLKLKKLIVLYDSNNITIEGSTDISFTEDVKKRYQALGWDTHMVEDGNKIDDILEAIEAAKKSDKPSLIEIKTKIGYGSPRTGMAKAHGEPLGDENIVKTREYLGLEDKEFYVPKEVRAHIEKILEEKEKDYKKWEDLLEKYKKNHPQKWSNLEKAINNQGIINKMDLFEEADIGLFEKDMATRASSGKILNMIADKNPSFFGGSADLSPSNKSAMESYGSFSSSSYEGANIHFGIREMAMGAIANGIYLHGGLRSYVATFMVFSDYLKSSLRMSALMNLPILYILTHDSIGVGEDGPTHQPIEQLTMIRSTPNTILFRPCDTRETLAGYQVFLNSKHTPLAMALSRQTLKNLQGSSKEAMKGAYIIKKERGNLDGIFIASGSEVELAIKASDALDEENIHTRVVSMPSTNLFEAQSKTYQEEILPSNVEKRVSIEAGSTISWGKYVGLKGRSIGIDTFGESGKAEQVFKEYGFSLENVIKIYKEL from the coding sequence ATGAATATTGAAAATTTAACAGTAAACACACTTAGAATGTTAAGTGTAGACCAAGTTCAAAGGGCAAATTCAGGTCATCCTGGCATGCCACTAGGAGCAGCTCCCATGGCATATACCCTATTTGCCAAGGCTATGAAACATAGTCCCAAAAATCCTAACTGGCTCAACAGGGATAGGTTTATCCTATCAGCAGGACATGGATCAGCCCTCTTGTATTCTCTTTTACATCTTTTCTCTTATGGACTTGAGCTTGAAGATTTAAAAAACTTCAGACAAGTCGGCTCACTTACACCCGGACATCCAGAATATGGACATACAGTTGGAGTAGACGCATCTTCTGGGCCCTTGGGACAAGGTCTTGCGACAGCTGTAGGTATGGCAATGGCAGAGGCTCATCTCGCAAAGTTATACAACGAAGAAGAGAAGCTAATAGATCACTATACATACGTTATTTGTGGAGACGGCTGCCTACAAGAAGGGATAACCAACGAGGCTTCATCTCTTGCAGGGACATTAAAATTAAAAAAACTCATAGTCCTTTATGATTCAAACAATATAACAATAGAGGGCTCCACGGACATCTCATTTACGGAAGATGTCAAAAAGAGATATCAGGCTCTGGGATGGGATACCCATATGGTCGAAGATGGAAATAAGATAGATGATATTTTAGAAGCGATTGAAGCTGCAAAAAAATCGGACAAACCAAGTCTTATAGAAATAAAGACAAAAATAGGCTACGGTTCTCCTAGAACGGGGATGGCAAAAGCTCACGGAGAGCCTCTCGGAGATGAAAATATAGTAAAGACCAGAGAATATTTAGGTCTAGAAGACAAGGAATTTTATGTACCGAAAGAAGTCAGAGCTCATATAGAAAAAATACTAGAGGAAAAAGAAAAGGACTACAAAAAATGGGAAGACTTGCTTGAAAAATACAAGAAAAACCATCCTCAAAAGTGGTCAAATCTTGAAAAAGCAATAAACAATCAAGGCATTATAAATAAAATGGACTTGTTTGAAGAAGCGGACATAGGACTTTTTGAAAAAGATATGGCGACAAGAGCCTCATCTGGCAAAATTCTAAATATGATAGCCGACAAAAACCCCAGCTTTTTTGGAGGGTCTGCCGACTTGAGTCCATCGAACAAATCGGCCATGGAATCTTATGGCTCATTCTCAAGCAGCTCTTACGAGGGAGCCAACATCCATTTTGGAATAAGAGAAATGGCAATGGGAGCAATAGCAAATGGCATCTATCTACATGGAGGTCTAAGATCCTATGTGGCAACCTTCATGGTATTTTCAGATTACTTAAAGTCCTCCTTGAGGATGAGTGCTCTTATGAACTTGCCTATTTTGTATATCTTGACTCACGATTCAATAGGAGTAGGAGAAGATGGCCCAACTCATCAACCAATTGAACAACTTACCATGATTAGATCGACACCCAACACCATTTTATTTAGACCATGTGATACAAGAGAAACTTTGGCAGGTTATCAAGTCTTTTTAAATTCCAAGCACACTCCTCTAGCCATGGCCCTTTCCAGACAAACCTTAAAAAATCTGCAAGGCTCATCAAAAGAAGCTATGAAGGGAGCCTATATAATAAAAAAAGAAAGAGGAAACTTAGACGGTATATTTATAGCATCAGGCTCAGAAGTCGAACTTGCGATAAAAGCAAGCGATGCCTTGGATGAGGAAAATATCCATACTAGAGTTGTATCAATGCCATCTACAAACCTATTTGAAGCACAATCCAAAACCTATCAAGAAGAAATTTTGCCATCAAATGTAGAAAAAAGAGTTTCAATAGAAGCAGGCTCAACTATTTCTTGGGGCAAATATGTAGGACTTAAAGGACGCTCGATAGGTATAGATACTTTCGGAGAATCGGGCAAGGCCGAGCAAGTATTTAAAGAATATGGCTTCAGCCTTGAAAATGTGATTAAAATTTACAAAGAATTATAA
- a CDS encoding WecB/TagA/CpsF family glycosyltransferase — MTRNKISIFGVEILNVTFEESAKILKEFLQENKLHTIVTPNTEIVMACKKDEKLKNLINDQDLVIPDGIGLVIGSKIRKKPLKERVTGFDISMELIKIAHEEGYSLYLLGGEPGIALQAQKKLQESFPGLDIVGTQHGYFKGTHLGQKGHPEELAVIADINEKKPDIIFLGLGFPKQEIWIEEYRNKLKSKIIIGNGGVLDVIAGKSKRAPEIFIKLNLEWLYRLLKDPSRIKRQMAIPKFLFSIMTDKDAVK, encoded by the coding sequence ATGACAAGAAATAAGATAAGCATATTTGGTGTCGAAATTTTAAATGTGACATTTGAAGAAAGTGCCAAAATTTTAAAGGAATTTTTACAAGAAAACAAACTGCACACCATAGTAACACCCAACACAGAGATTGTGATGGCATGCAAAAAAGATGAAAAACTAAAAAATCTGATAAATGATCAAGACTTGGTAATACCTGATGGGATAGGCCTTGTAATTGGCAGTAAAATTAGAAAAAAGCCTCTCAAAGAGAGAGTTACAGGCTTTGACATATCCATGGAGCTTATTAAAATAGCTCACGAAGAAGGATATAGCCTATATCTTTTGGGAGGAGAACCGGGCATAGCCTTGCAAGCTCAAAAAAAGTTGCAAGAGAGCTTTCCGGGTCTTGATATAGTCGGCACTCAACATGGATACTTCAAGGGAACCCACTTGGGGCAGAAGGGGCATCCAGAAGAGCTCGCTGTTATAGCAGATATAAATGAAAAAAAACCGGATATAATTTTTTTGGGACTGGGATTTCCCAAGCAAGAAATTTGGATAGAAGAGTATAGGAATAAGTTAAAATCGAAAATAATAATAGGCAATGGTGGAGTTTTGGATGTGATAGCAGGCAAATCTAAAAGAGCACCGGAAATTTTCATCAAGCTCAACTTAGAATGGCTTTATAGACTGCTAAAGGATCCATCTAGGATAAAAAGGCAGATGGCTATTCCTAAATTTTTGTTTTCGATAATGACGGATAAGGATGCGGTTAAATAA
- the csaB gene encoding polysaccharide pyruvyl transferase CsaB gives MKKRKIMISGYYGFNNTGDEAILKGIIDSIRKKRQDLDLLVLSKYPEFTEKKYGVASISRNNFAKIAKELNTTDVFLSGGGSLLQDVTSKKSIFYYLFLIKMAMKKSVKTMIFSQGIGPINSPISRFFAKRILNQVDVLNVRDQKSMDTLRKLGIKREILLTTDTVFGINKPDLEIGRQILKTYGLDLSKDSLGISILDWKDKGYRTLIEMTRAIKLFTQKRDVNIIINPLYYYKDMAISEELYKKIKSFHDKVFLIKDYGHINDYLSIIGNTKAFLSIRLHGLIFASLMGSYPIGISYDPKCDGFMMELERKNIQKIEDFDGALLARELEEAFLSKEANPDLMKDRLEVFYKKSEIHIDKLLELVDS, from the coding sequence ATGAAAAAGCGTAAGATCATGATTTCTGGCTATTATGGCTTTAACAATACAGGCGATGAAGCGATCCTAAAAGGCATAATCGATTCGATAAGAAAAAAAAGACAGGACTTAGACTTGCTTGTCTTGTCCAAGTATCCAGAATTTACAGAAAAAAAATATGGCGTGGCATCAATATCTAGAAATAACTTCGCTAAGATAGCAAAAGAACTCAATACGACAGATGTATTTTTGAGTGGGGGAGGGTCTCTTTTGCAAGATGTGACTAGCAAAAAATCCATTTTTTATTATCTTTTTCTGATAAAGATGGCAATGAAAAAGTCTGTAAAGACAATGATTTTTTCTCAAGGGATAGGTCCAATAAATAGTCCTATTTCTAGATTTTTTGCAAAGCGCATACTAAATCAGGTCGATGTTTTGAATGTAAGAGATCAAAAAAGTATGGACACATTAAGAAAACTTGGCATAAAAAGGGAAATTCTCTTGACAACAGACACCGTATTTGGAATAAATAAACCAGATCTCGAAATAGGACGACAAATTCTAAAGACCTATGGACTTGACCTTTCGAAAGATAGTCTTGGAATTTCAATTTTGGATTGGAAGGATAAGGGCTATCGCACCTTGATTGAAATGACAAGGGCAATAAAACTATTCACCCAAAAAAGAGATGTAAATATAATAATCAATCCTCTCTACTACTATAAGGACATGGCAATCTCGGAAGAATTGTATAAAAAAATAAAAAGCTTTCACGATAAGGTGTTTTTAATAAAAGACTATGGTCACATAAATGATTATCTGTCAATAATTGGAAATACAAAAGCCTTTTTATCTATTAGGTTGCATGGACTCATCTTTGCATCCCTTATGGGCTCTTATCCTATTGGTATTTCTTATGATCCAAAATGTGACGGCTTTATGATGGAGCTTGAAAGAAAAAATATACAAAAAATCGAAGACTTTGACGGAGCGCTTTTGGCACGAGAATTGGAAGAGGCTTTTTTAAGCAAGGAAGCCAATCCAGATCTAATGAAAGATAGGCTGGAAGTTTTTTATAAAAAAAGTGAAATTCATATAGATAAATTATTGGAGCTTGTGGACTCATGA
- a CDS encoding DUF5693 family protein — MKRKYLIMIIFLSILVSSIFVFERTRIEKNYRNYDIVADYGDFSSMAMDRQEDLGTYFRELKENGINTVAISEESINSIENEFDSNLTSKVIGSELILEGKPEEIAFIKENLNSTLKEKREVRDISATKIALGMKHTDLLNLRQAASKDFEKITDRTSKGSALEFIGLGFDAKKIKIVKDAGLKVILRPNFDPRYQDGQSAMERFFKTIDQFGLEKSYVIFSGKAVYGAKEDTNETLDKFAEELNKRDMFIGLVEAPNQRGHLDLAGGNALVMRPDVKMARVFSTWDFIQREYDYKIPGHQEGEEIANVYFRAVSERNLASVYVRAFIKDKQVISDPAAYGKVFKSLETRLDRLGFKNADIRPMAEWEVNQKLKAPIAIGIVAAGVLLVSIIFAPGLVVEGVLLILGIILALFFYGLGKKLAFADTFFNLLGIVIFPSLALCFVLSAYNKYRADGIVHRTFESYGKGLGILLCSVLICFIGALMEVSLLSGTNHLMEMVIFRGVKISQILPIIISLFIFGAFVGFDRERVSDSPRFSIKEALSVMDKKIAFWHVCLGVLVMIGLFLFLLRSGNTNVKPSTIELLFRNKMEHIMPVRPRTKAIFIGYPALVSLIYIALKKKSEIFVIFLTLMASIGQANLVNTFSHIRTPFIISLLRISGEYVVGILVSIIWILFIELIGMLYNKYIKNEKA; from the coding sequence ATGAAAAGAAAATACCTAATTATGATAATTTTCCTTTCAATTCTTGTATCAAGTATTTTTGTATTTGAAAGAACTAGAATTGAAAAAAACTATAGAAATTATGACATTGTTGCAGATTATGGCGATTTTTCAAGTATGGCAATGGACAGGCAAGAAGATTTAGGCACTTATTTTAGAGAACTAAAAGAAAATGGAATAAATACCGTTGCAATTTCCGAAGAAAGTATAAATAGTATAGAAAATGAGTTCGATTCTAACTTGACAAGCAAAGTCATAGGAAGTGAACTCATCTTAGAAGGTAAGCCAGAAGAAATAGCATTTATAAAAGAAAACTTAAATAGCACTCTAAAAGAAAAAAGAGAAGTAAGAGATATATCAGCTACTAAAATAGCTCTTGGTATGAAACATACAGATCTTTTGAATTTAAGGCAAGCGGCCTCAAAAGATTTTGAAAAGATTACCGACAGGACAAGCAAGGGTTCAGCCTTAGAATTTATTGGTCTGGGCTTTGATGCTAAAAAGATAAAGATAGTAAAAGATGCGGGACTTAAAGTGATTTTAAGACCGAACTTTGACCCGAGATATCAAGACGGACAAAGCGCCATGGAGAGATTTTTTAAGACAATTGACCAATTTGGTCTAGAAAAGTCATATGTAATTTTTTCTGGTAAGGCAGTCTATGGAGCTAAGGAAGACACAAACGAAACTCTAGATAAGTTTGCGGAAGAATTAAATAAAAGAGATATGTTTATTGGACTTGTGGAAGCACCAAACCAAAGGGGACACTTAGACCTTGCGGGCGGAAATGCTCTTGTAATGCGTCCTGATGTCAAAATGGCAAGAGTTTTCTCGACTTGGGACTTCATTCAAAGAGAATATGACTACAAGATTCCTGGTCACCAAGAAGGCGAGGAGATAGCCAATGTGTATTTCAGAGCAGTAAGCGAGAGAAATTTGGCATCTGTCTATGTGAGAGCCTTTATAAAAGATAAGCAAGTCATATCAGATCCAGCAGCTTATGGAAAAGTCTTTAAATCTTTAGAGACAAGACTTGACAGGCTCGGATTTAAAAATGCAGATATAAGACCCATGGCAGAATGGGAAGTCAATCAAAAGCTAAAAGCACCAATTGCAATTGGCATTGTGGCTGCTGGAGTCCTTCTAGTGTCCATAATATTTGCACCAGGACTAGTGGTGGAAGGTGTTCTTCTTATATTGGGAATAATTTTAGCACTATTTTTCTATGGTCTGGGTAAAAAATTGGCATTTGCAGATACCTTCTTCAACCTCTTGGGAATTGTAATCTTCCCTTCACTAGCCCTCTGTTTTGTCTTGTCGGCCTACAATAAATACAGGGCCGATGGCATAGTTCATAGGACTTTTGAATCATATGGCAAGGGTCTAGGCATACTTTTGTGTTCAGTACTCATCTGCTTTATAGGTGCCTTGATGGAGGTTTCCCTTCTAAGTGGAACCAATCACCTAATGGAAATGGTTATATTTAGAGGAGTAAAAATTTCTCAAATTCTTCCAATAATAATATCTCTATTTATTTTTGGAGCCTTTGTTGGCTTTGACAGGGAAAGAGTGAGTGACAGCCCAAGATTTTCAATAAAAGAAGCTCTATCTGTAATGGATAAAAAAATCGCCTTTTGGCATGTTTGTTTGGGAGTGCTTGTCATGATTGGACTTTTCCTCTTCCTTCTAAGAAGTGGAAATACTAATGTAAAGCCGTCCACAATAGAACTGCTCTTTAGAAATAAGATGGAGCATATCATGCCTGTAAGACCGAGGACCAAGGCCATTTTTATAGGATATCCAGCCCTGGTTAGTCTAATCTATATAGCCCTTAAAAAGAAATCAGAAATTTTCGTAATTTTTCTTACCCTAATGGCATCAATAGGTCAGGCTAACTTGGTAAATACCTTCTCTCATATAAGAACGCCCTTTATAATTTCCCTATTGAGAATTAGCGGTGAATATGTGGTTGGGATACTCGTTTCAATCATCTGGATTTTATTTATAGAGCTAATAGGTATGCTCTACAATAAATATATAAAAAATGAAAAAGCGTAA
- a CDS encoding type II toxin-antitoxin system PemK/MazF family toxin encodes MIIKRGDLYYADLSPVIGSEQGGVRPVLILQNDIGNKYSPTTIVSAITSSQGKAKLPTHVRVKADHITLPKNSVILLEQIRTIDKKRLREKIGRLSNDTMDQVDKALKVSLNLGSST; translated from the coding sequence ATGATTATAAAAAGAGGAGATTTATATTATGCGGATCTCTCTCCGGTGATTGGCTCGGAACAGGGTGGTGTAAGGCCTGTGCTTATACTTCAAAATGATATAGGTAACAAATATTCACCAACCACTATTGTTTCTGCCATCACTTCTTCTCAAGGCAAGGCAAAGCTACCTACTCACGTGAGAGTTAAAGCTGACCATATTACCCTTCCTAAGAACTCTGTTATACTTTTAGAGCAAATTAGGACAATTGATAAGAAAAGACTGAGGGAGAAAATAGGCAGGTTAAGCAATGACACCATGGATCAAGTTGATAAGGCCTTGAAGGTGAGTCTAAATCTTGGATCTAGTACATAA